From the Streptomyces pluripotens genome, one window contains:
- a CDS encoding LacI family DNA-binding transcriptional regulator codes for MTVTLADVAARAQVSPATVSRVLNGNYPVAASTRERVLRAVDELDYVLNGPASSLAAATSDLVGILVNDIADPFFGIMASAIQSEITGPGGRAGGERLAVVCSTGGCPERELTYLTLLQRQRAAAVVLTGGAVKDAPHAAAVAAKMRKLGDAGTRVVLCGRPPVPGTEAIALTFDNREGARALTEHLIGLGHRHLGYIAGPAERTTTQHRLEGHRAALAAAGVEEEPNWTVHGRYDRRSGYEATLELLRRDPSLTAIVAANDSVALGACAALRDSGLRIPDDVSVAGFDDLPFSIDVVPSLTTVRLPLSETSARAGRVAMGREEPPPGGIASVRGELMVRGSTGVPRG; via the coding sequence ATGACGGTGACCCTGGCGGACGTGGCGGCCCGCGCCCAGGTCTCCCCCGCGACGGTGTCGCGCGTACTGAACGGCAACTATCCGGTCGCCGCTTCGACCCGCGAACGCGTACTGCGGGCGGTGGACGAACTGGACTACGTCCTCAACGGCCCGGCCAGCTCGCTCGCCGCCGCCACCTCCGACCTGGTCGGCATCCTCGTCAACGACATCGCCGACCCGTTCTTCGGGATCATGGCGAGCGCGATCCAGTCCGAGATCACGGGACCGGGCGGGCGGGCGGGCGGCGAACGACTCGCGGTCGTCTGCAGCACCGGCGGCTGTCCCGAGCGCGAGCTGACGTACCTGACCCTGCTCCAGCGGCAGCGGGCGGCGGCCGTGGTGCTGACCGGCGGCGCCGTCAAGGACGCGCCGCACGCGGCGGCGGTCGCGGCGAAGATGCGGAAACTGGGGGACGCCGGGACCCGGGTGGTGCTGTGTGGTCGCCCGCCCGTACCCGGCACCGAGGCCATAGCCCTGACCTTCGACAACCGCGAGGGCGCCCGCGCGCTGACCGAGCACCTGATCGGCCTCGGTCACCGCCACCTCGGCTACATCGCCGGCCCCGCGGAACGCACGACGACCCAACACCGGCTGGAGGGCCATCGCGCGGCGCTGGCGGCGGCCGGTGTCGAGGAGGAGCCGAACTGGACCGTACACGGCCGGTACGACCGCCGGTCGGGCTACGAGGCCACCCTGGAACTGCTGCGCCGCGACCCGTCCCTGACGGCGATCGTGGCCGCGAACGATTCCGTGGCGCTGGGGGCGTGCGCGGCACTGCGGGATTCGGGACTGCGCATCCCGGACGACGTGTCGGTGGCCGGGTTCGACGACCTCCCCTTCAGCATCGACGTGGTGCCCTCCCTCACGACGGTGCGGTTGCCGCTGTCGGAGACAAGTGCCCGGGCCGGACGCGTCGCGATGGGGCGCGAGGAGCCGCCGCCCGGGGGGATCGCCTCGGTTCGGGGGGAGTTGATGGTGCGGGGATCCACGGGGGTGCCACGGGGGTGA
- a CDS encoding DUF397 domain-containing protein, which translates to MDMPGNWRKSSYSGPDDGNACVEIATTSTRTAVRDSKAPARATLTFPAAVFTAFLEALKEPRARR; encoded by the coding sequence ATGGATATGCCCGGCAACTGGCGGAAGTCGTCCTACTCGGGGCCTGACGACGGCAACGCCTGCGTGGAGATCGCCACCACCTCCACCCGCACGGCCGTCCGCGACTCCAAGGCCCCAGCCCGAGCCACCCTCACCTTCCCCGCCGCCGTCTTCACCGCCTTCCTCGAAGCCCTGAAAGAGCCTCGGGCCAGGAGGTAG
- a CDS encoding helix-turn-helix domain-containing protein, with protein MVLRREPTARQSRLGVELRKLREAAGLTAVEAAALLGVNRVQISQIESGFAGVSEQRLRRLASHYACTDQVFVDALIAVATDRTRGWWERYRDLLPTSFLDLAELEHHALFLNEVAILYVPGLLQTEDYARAVFSARVPELAQDEMELRVQHRLRRQSITVPYELLVHEAALRIRVSDRTASRAQLGKVLEVSQSDNITVRVIPFDLDGFARAASSMTYVGGAVPKLDTVVRDVPHGSAFIDSEAQLGAFRTRFRKVEAVSLDPDRSRDFIHRLAKEL; from the coding sequence ATGGTCCTCAGACGCGAACCAACCGCGCGCCAGTCGCGTCTGGGAGTCGAGTTGCGCAAGCTCCGCGAGGCGGCGGGACTTACCGCCGTCGAGGCGGCAGCGCTGCTCGGCGTGAACAGGGTCCAGATCAGCCAGATCGAATCAGGGTTCGCTGGTGTGAGCGAACAGCGACTGCGTCGCCTCGCATCCCACTACGCCTGCACGGACCAGGTGTTCGTCGACGCCCTCATCGCTGTGGCGACCGATCGGACTCGGGGATGGTGGGAGAGGTATCGGGATCTGCTGCCGACGTCCTTCCTGGACCTCGCCGAACTGGAACATCACGCCTTGTTCCTGAACGAGGTGGCGATCCTCTATGTGCCGGGCCTGCTTCAGACAGAGGACTACGCCCGCGCCGTCTTCTCTGCTCGTGTGCCTGAACTTGCGCAGGACGAGATGGAACTGCGCGTGCAGCATCGGCTGAGGCGTCAGTCGATCACCGTGCCGTACGAGTTGCTGGTCCACGAGGCGGCACTGCGCATCAGAGTCAGCGACCGTACAGCCTCCCGTGCCCAACTCGGCAAGGTGCTCGAAGTGTCACAGTCGGACAACATCACCGTGCGTGTCATCCCCTTCGACCTGGACGGCTTCGCCAGGGCCGCCAGTTCGATGACGTACGTGGGCGGCGCTGTTCCCAAGCTGGACACGGTGGTGCGAGACGTTCCCCATGGCTCGGCGTTCATCGATTCCGAAGCGCAACTCGGCGCCTTTCGAACGCGTTTCCGTAAAGTGGAGGCTGTGTCGCTCGATCCCGACCGGTCGCGCGACTTCATCCACAGGCTGGCGAAAGAGCTGTGA
- the recD2 gene encoding SF1B family DNA helicase RecD2 has product MDRQAGTQSGERRLAVLDGVLERITYANEENGYTVARVDTGRGAGDLLTVVGALLGAQVGESLRMEGRWGSHPQYGKQFHVENYTTVLPATVQGIRRYLGSGLVKGIGPVFADRITQHFGLDTLQIIEEEPKRLIEVPGLGPKRTKKIADAWEEQKAIKEVMLFLQTVEVSTSIAVRIYKKYGDASISVVKNHPYRLAADVWGIGFLTADKIAQSVGIPHDSPERVKAGLQYALSQSADQGNCYLPEERLIADAVKLLQVDTGLVIECLAELAQPGEDGTEPGVVREKVPGPGGDDSEPVTAVYLVPFHRAELSLSAQLLRLLRTDEDRMPAFRDVEWTQALGWLKSRTGADLAAEQEAAVKLALTEKVAVLTGGPGCGKSFTVRSIVELARAKRAKVLLAAPTGRAAKRLAELTGAEASTVHRLLELKPGGDAAYDKDRPLEADLVVVDEASMLDLLLANKLVKAVPPGAHLLFVGDVDQLPSVGAGEVLRDLLADGSPVPAVRLTRVFRQAQQSGVVTNAHRINAGRHPLTDGLKDFFLFVEDDTEEAGRLTVDVAARRVPGKFGLDPRRDVQVLAPMHRGPAGAGTLNGLLQQAITPGRPDLPEKRFGGRVFRVGDKVTQIRNNYEKGENGVFNGTVGVVTSLDPVDQRLTVLTDEDEEVPYEFDELDELAHAYAVTIHRSQGSEYPAVVIPVTTGAWMMLQRNLLYTAVTRAKQLVVLVGSRRAIGQAVRTVSAGRRCTALDFRLASPGGRLDVTGRAVSGRT; this is encoded by the coding sequence ATGGATCGACAGGCGGGGACCCAGTCCGGCGAACGCCGGCTTGCTGTGCTCGACGGTGTGCTGGAGCGGATCACCTACGCCAACGAGGAGAACGGCTACACGGTGGCCCGGGTCGACACGGGCAGAGGCGCCGGAGATCTCCTTACGGTCGTGGGCGCGCTGCTCGGTGCCCAGGTGGGGGAGTCCCTGCGCATGGAGGGCCGCTGGGGATCGCACCCCCAGTACGGCAAGCAGTTCCACGTGGAGAACTACACGACCGTCCTGCCCGCCACGGTCCAGGGCATCCGGCGCTATCTCGGCTCGGGACTGGTCAAGGGCATCGGCCCGGTCTTCGCCGACCGGATCACGCAGCACTTCGGCCTGGACACCCTGCAGATCATCGAGGAGGAGCCGAAGCGGCTCATCGAGGTTCCCGGCCTCGGTCCCAAACGCACCAAGAAGATCGCCGACGCCTGGGAGGAGCAGAAGGCGATCAAGGAGGTCATGCTCTTCCTGCAGACCGTCGAGGTGTCCACGTCGATCGCCGTGCGGATCTACAAGAAGTACGGGGACGCGTCGATCTCCGTCGTCAAGAACCACCCTTACCGGCTCGCCGCCGACGTCTGGGGCATCGGCTTCCTCACCGCCGACAAGATCGCCCAGTCCGTCGGCATCCCGCACGACAGCCCGGAGCGGGTCAAGGCCGGTCTGCAGTACGCGCTGTCCCAGTCTGCTGACCAGGGAAACTGCTACCTGCCCGAGGAACGGCTGATCGCCGACGCAGTCAAGCTGCTCCAGGTCGACACGGGGCTGGTCATCGAGTGCCTCGCCGAGCTGGCCCAGCCGGGGGAGGACGGCACCGAACCGGGCGTCGTGCGGGAGAAGGTCCCCGGACCGGGCGGCGACGACTCCGAACCCGTCACCGCCGTCTACCTCGTCCCCTTCCACCGCGCCGAGCTCTCCCTCTCCGCCCAGTTGCTGCGCCTGCTGCGTACGGACGAGGACCGGATGCCGGCCTTCCGGGACGTGGAGTGGACGCAGGCGCTCGGCTGGCTGAAGTCCCGGACCGGTGCGGACCTCGCTGCGGAGCAGGAGGCCGCCGTGAAGCTGGCGCTGACCGAGAAGGTCGCCGTACTGACCGGTGGACCCGGCTGTGGCAAGTCCTTCACCGTCCGCTCGATCGTGGAGCTGGCCCGCGCCAAGCGTGCCAAGGTGCTCCTCGCCGCGCCGACCGGCCGCGCGGCCAAGCGCCTGGCGGAGCTGACCGGTGCCGAGGCCTCCACCGTGCACCGTCTGCTGGAGCTGAAGCCCGGTGGTGACGCGGCCTACGACAAGGACCGCCCGCTGGAGGCCGACCTGGTGGTCGTGGACGAGGCCTCCATGTTGGACCTGCTGCTCGCCAACAAGCTGGTCAAGGCCGTGCCCCCGGGTGCCCACCTGCTCTTCGTCGGGGACGTGGACCAGTTGCCCAGCGTCGGCGCCGGTGAAGTCCTCCGCGACCTGCTCGCCGATGGCAGCCCCGTCCCCGCAGTCCGGCTCACCCGTGTCTTCCGGCAGGCCCAGCAGTCGGGCGTGGTCACCAACGCGCACCGGATCAACGCCGGCCGGCATCCGCTCACCGACGGTCTGAAGGACTTCTTCCTCTTCGTCGAGGACGACACGGAGGAAGCCGGCCGGCTCACCGTGGACGTGGCCGCGCGGCGGGTTCCCGGCAAGTTCGGGCTCGACCCGCGCCGGGATGTGCAGGTGCTGGCGCCGATGCACCGGGGGCCGGCCGGTGCGGGCACGCTCAACGGCCTTCTCCAGCAGGCCATCACACCCGGCCGGCCGGACCTGCCGGAGAAGCGCTTCGGCGGCCGGGTCTTCCGTGTCGGCGACAAGGTCACCCAGATCCGCAACAATTATGAGAAAGGGGAGAATGGTGTCTTCAACGGCACCGTGGGCGTCGTCACCTCGCTCGATCCGGTCGACCAGCGTCTGACGGTGCTGACGGACGAGGACGAGGAGGTTCCGTACGAGTTCGACGAACTGGACGAGCTTGCGCACGCGTACGCGGTGACCATCCATCGGTCACAGGGGAGTGAATATCCCGCCGTGGTGATCCCGGTCACCACCGGTGCGTGGATGATGCTCCAGCGGAACCTGCTCTACACGGCGGTCACCCGGGCGAAGCAGCTGGTCGTGCTCGTCGGCTCGCGCAGGGCGATCGGGCAGGCGGTGCGCACGGTGTCGGCGGGGCGGCGCTGTACGGCCCTCGACTTCAGGTTGGCGTCACCCGGGGGCAGGCTGGATGTCACTGGTCGGGCGGTTAGCGGACGGACTTGA